Sequence from the Erythrobacter insulae genome:
AGGATTTCGCGAATAGCCATAGGCGCAATTTAGTGCGTGCCGCGCCCGCTCGCAAGCAGAACAGTTCGATTTGCGTAATCAGTTCAGGTGACGGGTCGCCGCGCTCTTAATGCCTGCGCCAATGTACCCTCGTCGAGATAATCCAACTCTCCGCCCACAGGCAGGCCGTGGGCCAGCTGCGTGATCCGCAAATTGTACGGCTCCAACCGCTCGGCAAGGTAATGCGCGGTCGTTTGCCCTTCGAGTGTGGCATTCATGGCGAGCACAACCTCATCAACCTCACCGCCTGAAACACGATCGAGCAGGCTGGCGATGTTGAGATCTTCTGGACCGATCCCGTCAAGCGCGGACAATTTTCCGCCCAATACGTGATAGCGCCCTTGGAACAGGCGCGCACGGTCCAATGCCCACACATCGGCCACGTCTTCGACCACGCACAGCGATTTTGCATCACGCTTGTAATCGGCGCAGATCCCGCACGGGTCGCTGGTATCGACATTGCCGCATGTCTGGCATTCGACCAGCGTCTCCGACACCGCATCCAGCGCCTCCAGCAAAGCAGGCAGAGCCTGTTCGCGGTTTTTCACCAGCCACAGCACTGCCCGCCGCGCACTGCGCGGCCCCAGCCCCGGCAAACGGGCCAATACGCCTGAAAGCGCTTCGATCTCTTGCGATGCCATGGGGGTAGAGATAGGGGCTTGGCGATGTTCGAGAAAGGCCAAGGCACCGCGTTATGCGCCCAAAAATGAAAATAGCTTTCATGGGGACGCCCGATTTTGCTGTGCCTGCGCTCGTCGCGCTGCACGAAGCGGGGCATGAAATCGTTTGCGTGTACACCCAGCCGCCGCGTCCGGCGGGTCGGGGCAAGAAGCTGCGCCCTTCCCCGGTTCAGGCCAAGGCGGAGGCGCTTGGCATCCCGGTTCGATCACCCAAAAGCTTGCGCGATGAAGCGGCGCAGGCCGAATTCGCCGCGCTGAATGCCGATGTTGCGGTTGTCGCGGCCTATGGACTGATCCTGCCGCAAGCGGTGCTGGATGCGCCAACGCATGGCTGCTTGAATATCCACGCCTCGATTCTGCCGCGCTGGCGCGGAGCGGCACCGATCCACCGCGCAATTATGGCAGGAGACGAGGAAACCGGCGTTACCATCATGCAGATGGAAGCAGGGCTGGACACCGGCCCGATGCTGCATATTGTCCGCACACCGATTGCAGACAAGACAACGGGTGATCTTACCGCCGAACTTGCCGAACTTGGTGCGGGCGCGATGGTGGAAGTGCTGGCTGATCTCGACAGTTACGACGCGCAACCTCAAGATGACGGAGACACCACATACGCGCCCAAGATCGCCAAAGCCGAAGCGCGGATCGATTGGTCGCGTAGCGCAAGCGAACTGGTGCGCCACGTACAAGGCCTCGCCCCGTTTCCGGGTGCATGGTTCGAACTGGAAGGCGAGCGGATCAAGTTGTTGCGTGCAAAAGAAGTGGATCAAACGGGCGATTCCGGAACTATCCTCGATGAAGCGCTCACTATCGCTTGCGGCACTGGTGCAATCCGCCCCCTGCGCCTGCAGCGCGCTGGCAAGCCTGCGATGGATACGCAGGACTTTCTGCGTGGGCGACCGGTCGAACCGAGCACGGTTCTATCATGAGCAGGCAACCTGTCTTTGCCCTTTGCGTTGCGGTGGCCTCGATAGGGTTCTTTACCTATCAACTCAATTCATGCTCGGTGGAGCCAGAGCCTCCCTTGCCCCCGCGAACTGATCCGGT
This genomic interval carries:
- the recR gene encoding recombination mediator RecR, translated to MASQEIEALSGVLARLPGLGPRSARRAVLWLVKNREQALPALLEALDAVSETLVECQTCGNVDTSDPCGICADYKRDAKSLCVVEDVADVWALDRARLFQGRYHVLGGKLSALDGIGPEDLNIASLLDRVSGGEVDEVVLAMNATLEGQTTAHYLAERLEPYNLRITQLAHGLPVGGELDYLDEGTLAQALRARRPVT
- the fmt gene encoding methionyl-tRNA formyltransferase; the encoded protein is MKIAFMGTPDFAVPALVALHEAGHEIVCVYTQPPRPAGRGKKLRPSPVQAKAEALGIPVRSPKSLRDEAAQAEFAALNADVAVVAAYGLILPQAVLDAPTHGCLNIHASILPRWRGAAPIHRAIMAGDEETGVTIMQMEAGLDTGPMLHIVRTPIADKTTGDLTAELAELGAGAMVEVLADLDSYDAQPQDDGDTTYAPKIAKAEARIDWSRSASELVRHVQGLAPFPGAWFELEGERIKLLRAKEVDQTGDSGTILDEALTIACGTGAIRPLRLQRAGKPAMDTQDFLRGRPVEPSTVLS